A region of Lycium barbarum isolate Lr01 chromosome 3, ASM1917538v2, whole genome shotgun sequence DNA encodes the following proteins:
- the LOC132629960 gene encoding uncharacterized protein LOC132629960 isoform X1, protein MYGKKGSELIQEFAESEPGQLAAFNTDLVTQVLDECNSHFLHLNSLVRKMNVRTPAESSSANRPTQNGASSNTESPDDNEPPEADTSTNTELPKDDNYHGLLIHHQSLTRNKRCLMAYVYNRAEVVRRLGWTLERVLPEEIEEKLSTSEKEYFKNHAATIQSYMSALDLDLGVDMVPPKDPYIKVRVLDDIGNVVLSDQLANLARHAILFIRRTDAEQYISQGLMEELTS, encoded by the exons ATGTACGGGAAGAAAGGAAGTGAATTAATTCAAGAATTTGCAGAGAGTGAACCTGGGCAGCTTGCAGCTTTTAAT ACTGACCTCGTTACGCAAGTACTTGATGAATGTAACAGCCATTTCCTGCACCTCAATTCCTTGGTGAG GAAAATGAATGTAAGAACTCCCGCTGAAAGTTCAAGTGCAAACCGACCAACTCAAAATGGTGCAAGTTCAAATACCGAATCACCTGATGACAACGAGCCACCTGAGGCTGATACAAGTACAAATACGGAGCTCCCCAAAGATGATAATTACCATGGGCTGCTTATCCATCATCAGTCTCTTACTCGCAACAAACGCTGTCTGATGGCTTATGT ATATAATCGAGCAGAAGTCGTTCGAAGATTGGGATGGACCCTTGAACGTGTCCTCCCAGAAGAAATTGAAGAGAAGCTTAGTACCTCAGAGAAAGAATATTTTAAAAATCATGCTGCAACTATCCAATCGTACATGTCAGCACTTGATCTTGATCTGGGAGTG GATATGGTGCCTCCGAAAGATCCCTATATCAAGGTGAGGGTCCTCGATGACATTGGTAATGTTGTCCTCAGCGACCAATTAGCCAACCTTGCTCGTCATGCAATTCTTTTCATTAGGCGAACCGATGCAGAGCAGTATATCTCTCAG GGCTTGATGGAAGAACTCACGAGTTGA
- the LOC132629959 gene encoding polyadenylate-binding protein 7-like, translating to MAALYVGDLDGDVTDGELFEAFSEFKSLDSVRVCRDSSTGRSLCYGYVNFISPQDAVRAIEVKNHSTLNGKAIRVSWSRRDSDVRRSETANVFIKNLNDTIDSAKLEEIFHKFGNILSCKVAVSEDGRSKGYGFVQFETEDSANAAIEELNGSDVEGKQMYVGKFVKKSDRILASPDEIYTNLFIKNLDPDISEENLGEKCSEFGKIISLVIAKDENGGSKGFGYVNFENPDDARRAVEAMNGSKLGGKILYVARAQKKTERKQILRHLFEERRKAQITKYQGSNVYVKNIAGDVTDHELRELFSQCGKITSARLMLDEKGVSKGFGFVCFSMPEEANKAVNTFHGFMFSQKPLYVAIAQRKEDRQAQLQLSHAQGFAGLTGSSAFFPGGYPSLYYRALGDLQLPARPGLLYQPLSMRHSWMVKGFTNSIRPSCEISLIPNASQYRQNSGKKNRHMPVPDVPHWQQSAQPVASSKQSSNAQLARQVKYAPTGRFCGMNKGFVASSASTSKVGSFAEGSENPSNMLIAAPSKQQKQILGEHLYPLVSQHKPNLAAKVTGMLLEMDNSKLLSLLKSPESLGAMVQKAVDVLKHSKNEVSSQDKTSSKLSLC from the exons ATGGCGGCGTTGTACGTCGGCGACCTTGACGGCGACGTTACTGACGGCGAACTGTTCGAAGCATTCTCGGAGTTCAAAAGTCTGGATTCTGTTCGCGTTTGTCGTGATTCATCTACTGGCCGTTCACTCTGTTACGGCTACGTTAACTTCATTTCTCCTCAagacg CTGTGCGTGCTATTGAGGTGAAAAATCATTCCACTCTCAATGGAAAAGCTATAAGGGTTAGTTGGTCTCGCCGTGATTCTGATGTGAGAAGAAGTGAAACTGCAAATGTGTTCATCAAG AATCTAAATGATACAATTGATAGCGCGAAGCTTGAAGAAATATTCCACAAGTTTGGAAATATCTTATCCTGTAAAGTTGCTGTTTCTGAGGATGGAAGGAGTAAAGGATATGGATTTGTCCAGTTTGAGACTGAGGACAGTGCAAACGCTGCTATTGAGGAGCTCAATGGATCTGACGTTGAAGGAAAGCAGAT GTATGTAGGCAAGTTTGTCAAAAAGAGTGACCGGATTCTTGCCAGCCCTGATGAAATATATACAAATTTGTTCATCAAGAACTTGGATCCTGACATCTCAGAAGAGAATCTTGGAGAGAAGTGCTCTGAATTTGGGAAAATTATTAGCTTGGTCATTGCGAAAGATGAGAATGGAGGTTCAAAAGGTTTTGGTTATGTGAACTTTGAGAATCCAGATGATGCTAGGAGAGCAGTTGAAGCTATGAATGGATCCAAACTTG GCGGCAAGATCTTGTATGTAGCAAGAGCACAAAAGAAAACAGAGCGCAAACAGATATTGAGGCATTTGTTTGAGGAGAGAAGGAAGGCACAAATTACTAAATACCAG GGTTCAAATGTGTACGTCAAAAATATTGCTGGTGACGTCACGGACCATGAGTTGCGTGAATTGTTCAGTCAATGTGGCAAAATCACTTCTGCAAGACTTATGCTAGATGAGAAAGGAGTCAGTAAGGGCTTTGGATTTGTATGTTTTTCCATGCCAGAAGAGGCCAATAAAGCGGTGAATACTTTTCATG GATTTATGTTTAGCCAAAAGCCATTGTATGTAGCTATTGCTCAAAGGAAAGAGGACAGGCAAGCTCAATTGCAGCTTAGTCATGCACAAGGATTTGCAGGACTCACCGGATCTTCAGCCTTTTTCCCTGGTGGATATCCCTCTCTTTACTACCGAGCTCTTGGTGATCTACAACTACCTGCACGACCTGGGCTGCTGTATCAGCCTCTGAGTATGAGGCACAGTTGGATGGTTAAGGGATTCACAAACTCTATTAGACCTTCTTGTGAAATATCCTTG ATTCCTAATGCTTCACAATATCGGCAGAATAGTGGAAAGAAGAACAGACATATGCCAGTTCCAGATGTGCCTCATTGGCAGCAATCGGCCCAACCAGTGGCGTCATCAAAACAATCTAGCAATGCCCAG CTAGCTAGGCAGGTCAAATATGCACCAACTGGTCGTTTCTGTGGTATGAACAAAGGATTTGTTGCATCCTCTGCCAGCACCAGTAAAGTCGGATCTTTCGCTGAGGGTTCAGAAAACCCGAGTAACATGCTTATTGCTGCCCCTTCTAAGCAGCAGAAACAAATACTTGGAGAGCACCTTTATCCTCTAGTTAGCCAACACAAG CCCAATCTGGCTGCAAAGGTCACGGGAATGCTCTTGGAAATGGACAACTCAAAGCTTTTATCATTGCTCAAGTCACCAGAATCTCTGGGTGCTATGGTACAAAAAGCAGTTGACGTGCTCAAGCACTCCAAGAATGAAGTTTCTAGTCAAGATAAAACGTCTTCCAAATTATCTCTCTGCTGA
- the LOC132629960 gene encoding uncharacterized protein LOC132629960 isoform X2 has product MNVTAISCTSIPWKMNVRTPAESSSANRPTQNGASSNTESPDDNEPPEADTSTNTELPKDDNYHGLLIHHQSLTRNKRCLMAYVYNRAEVVRRLGWTLERVLPEEIEEKLSTSEKEYFKNHAATIQSYMSALDLDLGVDMVPPKDPYIKVRVLDDIGNVVLSDQLANLARHAILFIRRTDAEQYISQGLMEELTS; this is encoded by the exons ATGAATGTAACAGCCATTTCCTGCACCTCAATTCCTTG GAAAATGAATGTAAGAACTCCCGCTGAAAGTTCAAGTGCAAACCGACCAACTCAAAATGGTGCAAGTTCAAATACCGAATCACCTGATGACAACGAGCCACCTGAGGCTGATACAAGTACAAATACGGAGCTCCCCAAAGATGATAATTACCATGGGCTGCTTATCCATCATCAGTCTCTTACTCGCAACAAACGCTGTCTGATGGCTTATGT ATATAATCGAGCAGAAGTCGTTCGAAGATTGGGATGGACCCTTGAACGTGTCCTCCCAGAAGAAATTGAAGAGAAGCTTAGTACCTCAGAGAAAGAATATTTTAAAAATCATGCTGCAACTATCCAATCGTACATGTCAGCACTTGATCTTGATCTGGGAGTG GATATGGTGCCTCCGAAAGATCCCTATATCAAGGTGAGGGTCCTCGATGACATTGGTAATGTTGTCCTCAGCGACCAATTAGCCAACCTTGCTCGTCATGCAATTCTTTTCATTAGGCGAACCGATGCAGAGCAGTATATCTCTCAG GGCTTGATGGAAGAACTCACGAGTTGA